Proteins encoded within one genomic window of Kaistia algarum:
- a CDS encoding YcjF family protein, translating to MSLDPPRRPAAFRLDRVRVTDDPDAASRPDDRPIVLREPEETEAVAIIPKPRRPARWTDLLFGAIGILVSLAVGLWVDQLVRNLFQRADWLGWVALAAAGLALLAVLAIGTREIAGLMRLRRINRIREAAVDATIRDDSKAARAVVRDLVALYAERAETAHGRAALERHASEIIDGRDLIGLGEHELLKTLDAAARTLVLNSAKRVTVVTAISPRAAVDVLFVLVSALRLIRQLGQLYGGKPGTLGFLRLARTVIAHLAVTGGMAAGDSLVQQVLGHGIAARLSARLGEGVINGILTARVGIAAIDVCRPLPFRAEPAPSMADFMSELTRLNTVGKGKPVAE from the coding sequence ATGAGCCTCGACCCACCCCGCCGCCCCGCCGCGTTCCGCCTCGACCGCGTCCGTGTCACCGACGATCCGGATGCGGCCTCGCGCCCCGACGACCGTCCGATCGTACTGCGTGAGCCGGAGGAGACCGAGGCGGTTGCCATCATTCCGAAGCCGCGCCGGCCGGCGCGCTGGACCGACCTTCTTTTCGGCGCGATCGGCATCCTTGTCTCGCTGGCGGTCGGCCTGTGGGTCGACCAACTGGTGCGCAATCTGTTCCAGCGGGCCGATTGGCTCGGCTGGGTCGCGCTCGCCGCGGCTGGGCTCGCCCTTCTGGCCGTGCTCGCCATCGGGACGCGCGAGATCGCTGGCCTGATGCGCCTTCGCCGAATCAACCGCATACGCGAGGCGGCAGTGGATGCAACGATCCGCGATGATTCCAAAGCCGCCCGCGCCGTCGTCCGCGACCTCGTCGCGCTTTATGCCGAACGGGCCGAGACCGCCCATGGCCGCGCGGCGCTGGAGCGTCACGCCAGCGAAATCATCGACGGCCGCGATCTGATCGGGCTCGGCGAACATGAATTGCTGAAGACCCTCGATGCCGCCGCCCGCACGCTGGTCCTGAACTCGGCCAAGCGGGTCACCGTGGTGACGGCGATCTCGCCGCGCGCCGCTGTCGACGTGCTCTTCGTGCTGGTCTCGGCGCTACGCCTCATCCGCCAACTCGGCCAGCTCTATGGCGGCAAGCCCGGAACGCTCGGCTTCCTGCGCCTTGCCCGCACGGTCATCGCCCATCTCGCGGTCACGGGCGGCATGGCGGCGGGCGATTCGCTCGTCCAGCAGGTGCTCGGCCACGGCATAGCCGCCCGCCTCTCGGCCCGGCTCGGCGAAGGCGTCATCAACGGCATATTGACCGCCCGCGTCGGCATCGCCGCCATCGACGTCTGCCGCCCGCTGCCCTTCCGCGCCGAACCGGCGCCGTCCATGGCCGATTTCATGTCGGAACTGACGCGGCTGAATACCGTCGGCAAGGGTAAGCCGGTTGCGGAGTAG
- a CDS encoding YcjX family GTP-binding protein, whose protein sequence is MNFSSLTDEARLALSTLGDRASDLLSPTVRIGVTGLARAGKTVFITALVHNLVHGGRLPLFRAFSTGRIADARLEPQPDDGVPRFDYEDHVRALLEDRIWPDSTRRISELRLTVAYESASFLKQRFGSGTLNIDIVDYPGEWLLDLPLLGKDFETWSRESMALSKNAARVAAADAWHARLDAADSNAPEDEVVAKTLAAAFTDYLRACRADENALSTLPPGRFLMPGDLDGSPALTFCPLPGDLSAAPSGSLARMMTRRFEAYKSVVVKPFFRDHFARLDRQIVLVDALQALNAGPAAVADLGAALTEILGCYRPGAGSWLGSLLSRRIDRILIGATKADHLHHADHDRLERILGTLLAPAIERAANAGARVEIAALASVRATKEGIVSNGGERLPSIIGTPLPGERFDGDIFDGKTEIAFFPGDLPNDPESVREVGRSSAPLRFVRFRPPTLERTAEGVTLSLPHIRLDRALEFLIGDRLA, encoded by the coding sequence TTGAACTTTTCCTCCCTGACCGACGAGGCCCGGCTCGCGCTGTCGACGCTTGGTGATCGGGCCAGCGATCTCCTGTCGCCCACCGTGAGGATCGGCGTGACCGGCCTCGCACGCGCCGGCAAGACGGTTTTCATCACCGCCCTCGTCCACAATCTCGTCCATGGCGGGCGTCTGCCGCTGTTCCGAGCCTTCTCGACAGGGCGGATCGCCGATGCGCGGCTTGAGCCGCAGCCGGACGACGGGGTGCCGCGCTTCGACTATGAGGATCATGTCCGTGCGCTGCTTGAGGACCGCATCTGGCCGGATTCGACGCGGCGCATCAGCGAACTGCGCCTGACCGTCGCCTATGAATCGGCTTCGTTCCTGAAGCAGCGCTTCGGTTCCGGAACGCTGAATATCGACATCGTCGACTATCCCGGCGAATGGCTGCTGGACCTGCCTCTGCTCGGCAAGGATTTCGAGACCTGGTCGCGGGAATCGATGGCGCTTTCGAAGAACGCCGCGCGCGTCGCCGCCGCAGACGCCTGGCATGCCCGCCTCGACGCGGCCGACTCCAATGCTCCCGAAGACGAGGTCGTCGCCAAGACGCTCGCGGCCGCCTTCACCGACTATCTGCGGGCATGCCGGGCCGACGAGAACGCGCTCTCCACCCTGCCGCCCGGCCGCTTCCTGATGCCGGGGGATCTCGATGGCTCGCCGGCACTCACCTTCTGCCCCCTGCCCGGCGATCTCTCCGCCGCTCCGTCCGGCTCGCTCGCCCGCATGATGACGCGCCGCTTCGAGGCTTATAAGAGCGTCGTCGTGAAGCCGTTTTTCCGCGATCATTTCGCGCGGCTCGACCGGCAGATCGTGCTCGTCGACGCGCTGCAGGCGCTGAACGCCGGGCCGGCCGCTGTAGCGGACCTCGGCGCGGCCTTGACCGAGATCCTCGGCTGCTACCGCCCTGGCGCCGGCTCCTGGCTCGGCAGCCTGCTGTCGCGTCGCATTGACCGCATCCTGATCGGCGCGACCAAGGCCGACCATCTGCACCATGCCGACCATGACCGGCTGGAGCGTATCCTCGGCACGCTGCTCGCACCCGCCATCGAGCGTGCAGCCAATGCTGGTGCGCGGGTCGAGATCGCGGCGCTTGCCTCCGTCCGCGCCACCAAGGAGGGCATCGTTTCGAATGGCGGCGAGCGGCTGCCCTCGATCATCGGCACGCCCCTGCCGGGCGAACGCTTTGACGGCGACATCTTCGACGGCAAGACCGAAATCGCCTTCTTTCCCGGGGATTTGCCGAACGATCCGGAATCGGTTCGCGAAGTCGGCCGATCCAGCGCGCCGCTGCGCTTCGTCCGCTTCCGCCCGCCTACCCTGGAGCGAACCGCCGAAGGCGTGACGCTGTCGCTACCGCACATCAGGCTCGACCGGGCGCTCGAATTCCTGATCGGAGACCGGCTGGCATGA
- a CDS encoding SixA phosphatase family protein, which yields MMRLLLLRHAKSSWDVSGQPDFDRPLAARGRRAATMIGEHLSTHRLIPDRILCSSAKRTRETLTGLLPLISTDLDIRITRDLYEVGADVYIDTISALGGGARTLLLIGHNPTVQDTALELIGNGNPALRDEIAGKFPTAGLAVIDFELHKWSELRPQTGRVVAFFRPRELEVVGGEPPSDDE from the coding sequence ATGATGCGCCTCCTGCTGCTCCGCCACGCCAAATCTTCCTGGGACGTCTCCGGGCAGCCGGATTTCGACCGTCCACTCGCCGCCAGGGGTCGCCGCGCGGCCACGATGATCGGCGAACATCTCTCGACGCACCGGCTCATCCCCGACCGCATTCTCTGCTCTTCGGCCAAGCGGACTCGGGAGACGCTGACCGGGCTTCTGCCGCTGATCTCGACCGACCTCGATATCCGCATCACGCGCGACCTCTACGAAGTCGGCGCCGATGTCTATATCGATACGATCTCCGCGCTCGGCGGCGGCGCGCGCACGCTCCTGCTCATCGGGCATAATCCAACCGTTCAGGACACGGCGCTGGAGTTGATCGGCAACGGAAATCCGGCCCTCCGCGACGAGATCGCCGGCAAGTTCCCGACTGCCGGGCTCGCCGTGATCGATTTCGAACTGCATAAATGGTCGGAGTTGCGTCCTCAAACCGGCCGGGTGGTCGCCTTCTTCCGGCCCCGCGAACTCGAGGTCGTCGGCGGCGAGCCGCCGAGCGACGACGAATAG
- a CDS encoding BA14K family protein produces the protein MRKSLIAVGFGLAALAATTGTAAAQQSYCDGAAREYANQYAGGNALGGAAVGGAMGAVGGAILGGIINGNRGAGTGALIGGAGGAIVGGTQGGRQWQSLYNQAFNDCMARNSNARPRPPGPPPGAGAPPAWSREWYQYCSARYRSFNPNTGYFTANGGRQVFCR, from the coding sequence ATGAGAAAGAGCTTGATAGCGGTCGGATTCGGGCTCGCCGCCCTGGCGGCGACGACCGGAACGGCGGCGGCCCAGCAGTCCTACTGCGACGGCGCCGCCCGCGAATACGCCAATCAATATGCAGGCGGCAACGCGCTAGGCGGCGCGGCCGTGGGTGGCGCCATGGGCGCGGTCGGCGGCGCGATCCTCGGCGGCATCATCAACGGCAATCGCGGCGCCGGCACGGGAGCCCTGATCGGCGGCGCAGGCGGCGCGATCGTCGGCGGGACGCAGGGCGGGCGCCAGTGGCAGTCGCTCTACAACCAGGCCTTCAACGACTGCATGGCACGAAATTCGAACGCACGCCCGCGTCCGCCCGGTCCGCCGCCCGGTGCCGGCGCGCCTCCGGCCTGGTCGCGAGAATGGTACCAGTACTGCTCGGCGCGTTATCGCAGCTTCAATCCCAACACCGGCTATTTCACCGCGAACGGAGGCCGGCAGGTCTTCTGCCGCTGA
- a CDS encoding flagellar biosynthesis repressor FlbT, with the protein MALKLELKAGERLHLGDCVVVNEGGRARLLIEGDWPVLRGKDVLEPERADSEAKRLYLAVQSMYLTRRPGRFIADYARLSREIVSRVPERRAQVEVVDGLVASGRFYLAMRAAQRLIDEEGRVAL; encoded by the coding sequence ATGGCGCTCAAACTGGAACTGAAGGCCGGCGAGCGGCTTCATCTCGGCGACTGCGTCGTGGTGAACGAAGGCGGTCGCGCAAGGCTCCTGATCGAAGGCGATTGGCCGGTCCTGCGCGGGAAGGACGTCCTCGAGCCGGAACGGGCCGATTCCGAGGCGAAGCGGCTCTATCTCGCTGTGCAGTCGATGTATCTGACACGCCGGCCCGGACGTTTCATTGCCGATTATGCCCGTCTGTCGCGCGAGATCGTCAGTCGCGTTCCTGAGCGGCGGGCGCAGGTCGAAGTCGTCGATGGCCTGGTCGCCTCCGGCCGGTTCTACCTGGCGATGCGCGCCGCCCAACGCCTCATCGACGAGGAAGGCCGCGTTGCGCTTTAG
- the dksA gene encoding RNA polymerase-binding protein DksA, with the protein MTLESLEEYRPSETEPFMNERQREYFRKKLHAWKEDILKESRETLQHLQDENQNHPDLADRASSETDRAIELRARDRQRKLISKIDAALQRIEDGSYGFCEETGEPISLKRLDARPIATLSIEAQERHERRERVYRDD; encoded by the coding sequence ATGACGCTAGAAAGTCTTGAAGAGTATCGGCCTTCCGAGACCGAGCCCTTCATGAACGAGCGGCAGAGGGAGTATTTTCGCAAGAAGCTCCATGCCTGGAAAGAGGACATCCTCAAGGAATCGCGCGAGACGCTCCAGCATCTGCAGGACGAAAACCAGAACCATCCGGATCTCGCAGATCGTGCCTCATCCGAGACCGACCGCGCTATCGAGCTCCGCGCCCGTGACCGCCAGCGCAAGCTCATTTCCAAGATCGATGCTGCCCTGCAGCGGATCGAGGATGGCAGCTACGGATTCTGCGAGGAGACCGGCGAGCCGATCAGCCTAAAGCGGCTGGATGCTCGTCCGATCGCGACGCTGTCGATCGAGGCGCAGGAGCGTCACGAGCGCCGCGAGCGCGTCTATCGGGACGATTAG
- a CDS encoding flagellar biosynthetic protein FliO, with the protein MRDYFEPMLGTTGALIAQFAITLMVILILILIVFWLIRRFSGGRFGNSGPKSRQPRLSVLDALPIDQRRRLILVRRDNVEHLLLIGGPSDVVVEASIQRLPPGQRRAEAQPPRPVAAKGAPTSSGEAQRAAAVAMEHRRPEPQPPEPEFPPQEAPPRAIETAPAESLPSLEPSEPSIEETAPVAARPQPQPASRPMRGVPAFLTGGRSRQSQPAEPNPPRREARNRVAEAARAETSRPETSRPEPSRAEASRPLQRATPSPFSREPIRQEPASEPVEAPVVRGPMPPAPPVEPTSPFGSEPFGTPESASPSPLRFEPVFGHKSEAELAPLAEDPSLIPDVAPPSRDDQPVAFDETFGEDLPVPHQRDATVEAADDETEPAKERASQVGDLEKEMARLLGEISGNKR; encoded by the coding sequence ATGCGTGATTATTTCGAACCGATGCTGGGCACCACCGGGGCCCTGATCGCTCAGTTCGCGATCACGCTCATGGTGATCCTGATCCTGATCCTGATCGTCTTCTGGCTTATCCGCCGCTTTTCGGGCGGGCGCTTCGGCAATAGTGGGCCGAAAAGCCGCCAGCCTCGCCTCTCTGTGCTCGACGCGCTGCCGATCGACCAGCGTCGCCGGCTGATCCTCGTGCGGCGCGACAATGTCGAGCATCTCCTGCTGATCGGCGGTCCGTCCGACGTGGTGGTCGAGGCGTCGATCCAGCGCCTGCCGCCCGGACAGCGACGCGCCGAGGCGCAGCCGCCCCGCCCCGTCGCGGCGAAGGGCGCACCGACATCTTCCGGTGAGGCGCAGCGTGCCGCCGCGGTAGCGATGGAACATCGCCGTCCAGAGCCGCAGCCTCCGGAGCCGGAGTTTCCGCCGCAGGAGGCCCCACCGCGCGCGATCGAAACCGCTCCTGCCGAATCGCTCCCGTCGCTGGAACCGTCCGAGCCATCGATCGAGGAGACAGCTCCCGTCGCGGCTCGTCCGCAGCCGCAGCCTGCTTCCAGGCCGATGCGTGGCGTTCCCGCATTCCTGACCGGCGGCCGCTCGCGCCAGTCCCAGCCAGCCGAACCCAATCCGCCGCGCCGCGAGGCGAGAAACCGCGTCGCCGAGGCGGCACGCGCCGAAACATCGCGGCCGGAAACGTCGCGGCCGGAGCCTTCGCGCGCCGAGGCGTCCCGGCCCCTGCAGCGGGCAACGCCTTCGCCATTCTCGCGCGAACCCATCCGCCAGGAGCCAGCTTCCGAGCCGGTCGAGGCGCCGGTCGTTCGCGGGCCCATGCCGCCAGCCCCGCCGGTCGAACCCACGTCGCCCTTCGGCAGCGAGCCCTTTGGCACTCCCGAAAGCGCGTCGCCGTCACCGCTCCGTTTCGAGCCGGTGTTCGGTCACAAGTCAGAAGCAGAATTGGCGCCGCTGGCGGAAGATCCTTCGCTCATCCCGGATGTCGCGCCGCCCTCGCGCGACGACCAGCCGGTAGCGTTCGATGAGACTTTCGGGGAAGACTTGCCCGTGCCGCATCAGCGTGACGCAACCGTCGAAGCTGCCGACGACGAGACGGAGCCTGCAAAAGAGCGCGCCTCGCAGGTCGGAGACCTCGAAAAGGAAATGGCGCGCCTGCTGGGCGAGATTTCCGGCAACAAGCGCTAA